In Manis pentadactyla isolate mManPen7 chromosome 8, mManPen7.hap1, whole genome shotgun sequence, the following are encoded in one genomic region:
- the ZNF674 gene encoding LOW QUALITY PROTEIN: zinc finger protein 674 (The sequence of the model RefSeq protein was modified relative to this genomic sequence to represent the inferred CDS: inserted 2 bases in 2 codons; deleted 4 bases in 3 codons; substituted 3 bases at 3 genomic stop codons), producing MAMSQESLTFRDVFVDVTLEEWEHLDCAQKNLYRDIMLENYSHLVSVGYPVAKADVIFRLRGEGEVGTADGGGPWTNGPEFWHVDDQIDNHKESQDKLLWKTGFIDKESLKDESDQEFRACRKIIYPSIVLVSIXHRLSKYYSWRKCSKHNLNFLSQNRICVRKKDYECRTYWKLCFCSNIGKAQPGEKLLEPNQHRKALHHKQTLNKSQRIKTGEKFYEFSECGKVFIQKANLVVHQRTHTGEKPHECCECAKAFSWKSTLIAYQTTQTGEKPXECSQCGKTFIQKSPLIKHQXTHTAEKPFVCGECAKAFKSSYHFIRYGKIHIRQAFYEGIKCVKSILTHQKTYTGEKPECNKHGKAFDEKLAPIKHQKTHTKRNXYECTKCGKXFRGKSHLFVHQRGHTGEKPYEGSICSKTFSGKSHLSVHHRAHTGEKPYGYRRCGEAFGEKSTLIVHQRTHTGEKPYKWKAFSEKSPLIKHQRIHTGERPYECGDCRKAFSRKSTLKPTKSYI from the exons ATGGCCATGTCCCAGGAGTCGTTGACCTTCAGGGACGTGTTTGTGGACGTCACCCTGGAGGAGTGGGAGCATCTGGACTGTGCTCAGAAGAACCTGTACAGGGACATCATGCTGGAGAACTACAGCCACCTGGTCTCCGTGGGGTACCCAGTTGCCAAAGCAGATGTAATCTTCAGGTTGCGAGGAGAAGGAGAGGTCGGGACAGCAGACGGAG GTGGTCCGTGGACAAATGGCCCAGAATTCTGGCATGTGGATGACCAGATAGATAACCACAAGGAAAGCCAAGACAAACTTCTGTGGAAAACTGGATTCATAGATAAGGAATCACTGAAGGATGAAAGTGATCAGGAATTCAGAGCatgcaga aaaataatttatccaaGCATAGTCCTTGTTTCTATATGACACAGACTCTCTAAATATTATTCATGGAGAAAGTGTTCAAAACATAATTTAAACTTTCTTAGTCAAAATAGAATCTGTGTAAGAAAGAAAGACTATGAATGTAGGACATATTGGAAATTATGCTTCTGTTCTAATATTGGTAAAGCTCAACCTGGAGAGAAATTACTTGAGCCCAATCAACATAGAAAAGCCCTCCACCATAAGCAAACCCTCAATAAAAGTCAGAGAATTAAGACTGGGGAGAAATTCTATGAATTTTCTGAGTGTGGAAAAGTGTTTATCCAGAAAGCAAATCTTGTTGTACATCAAAGAActcatacaggagagaaacctCATGAATGCTGTGAATGTGCA AAAGCCTTTAGCTGGAAGTCAACCCTTATTGCATACCAGACAACCCAAACAGGGGAGAAGCCCTAGGAGTGCAGCCAATGTGGGAAAACCTTTATCCAGAAGTCACCTCTGATTAAACATCAGTGAACTCATACAGCAGAGAAACCATTTGTATGTGGCGAATGCGCaaaagcctttaaaagttcaTACCACTTTATTAGATATGGAAAAATACATATTAGACAAGCATTTTATGAAGGCATCAAATGT GTTAAGTCCATCCTTACACATCAGAAGACTTATACAGGTGAGAAACCTgagtgcaataaacatgggaaagCTTTTGATGAGAAGCTTGCCCCCATTAAACATCAGAAAACTCATACAAAGAGAA CTTATGAGTGCACTAAATGTGGTA GCTTCAGGGGAAAGTCACACCTCTTTGTTCATCAGAGAGGtcacacaggagagaaaccctatgaagGCAGCATATGCAGTAAGACTTTCAGTGGAAAATCACATCTCTCTGTCCATCACAGAGctcatacaggagagaaaccttatggatacagaagatgtggggAAGCCTTTGGTGAAAAGTCAACCCTTATTGTCCATCAGAGAACtcacacaggagagaaaccctataaATGGAAAGCCTTCAGTGAGAAGTCACCACTGATtaaacatcagagaattcatacggGAGAAAGACCCTATGAATGCGGTGACTGCAGAAAAGCCTTCAGTAGAAAGTCAACTCTCAAACCAACAAAGAGCTACATTTGA